The following are encoded in a window of Ricinus communis isolate WT05 ecotype wild-type chromosome 4, ASM1957865v1, whole genome shotgun sequence genomic DNA:
- the LOC8264651 gene encoding UDP-glycosyltransferase 89A2, whose protein sequence is MSAAAPNSTGAGAKKPPHILIFPYPAQGHTLPLLDLTHQLSLHNLTLTILTTPKNLSTLSPLLSTHSNIRPLIFPLPSHPSLPAGVENVKELGNTGNLPIIASLRKLYDPIIQWFRSQVNPPVALISDFFLGWTLALANEINIPRFTFYSSGAFLASVADHCWNHIDVVKNLKVVDFVDLPTTPSFNEEHLPSMFRSYDESDPDWEVVKEGSLANMSSYGCVFNSFEALEGEYLGFLKKKMGHDRVYGVGPLSLLGPDHSPRGNSGSFAHVFNWLDGCPNGSVVYVCFGSQKLMSNTQMEALATGLEMSMARFIWVVKTGSAHQRESGYGEVPDGFEDRVARRGMVVRGWAPQAKLLSHAAVGGFLSHCGWNSVLEGIASEVLILSWPMEADQFVNEKLLMDLGMAVRVCMGTDSVPDSAELGKVIGESMNGVGYEQEKRKARELKSRALGAVREGGSSLRDLKELVNELNKDHGYMN, encoded by the coding sequence ATGTCCGCCGCCGCGCCGAACAGTACCGGCGCTGGAGCCAAGAAACCACCGcatatactaatttttccCTACCCAGCACAAGGCCACACGCTTCCTCTTTTAGATCTAACCCATCAGCTGTCTCTCCATAACCTTACTCTCACCATTCTAACCACACCCAAAAACCTCTCCACTCTCTCTCCGCTTCTCTCCACTCACTCTAACATTCGACCTTTAATCTTTCCTTTACCGTCTCACCCTTCACTCCCTGCAGGCGTAGAAAACGTTAAAGAGCTGGGCAACACTGGAAACTTGCCCATAATTGCGTCTTTAAGAAAGCTTTATGATCCCATTATCCAGTGGTTCCGTTCCCAGGTTAATCCCCCTGTTGCTCTCAtttctgatttttttcttGGGTGGACTTTAGCCCTGGCTAATGAGATCAATATTCCCAGATTCACATTTTATTCATCCGGTGCGTTCTTGGCTTCTGTCGCTGATCATTGTTGGAATCATATTGATGTTGTGAAGAATTTAAAGGTTGTTGACTTTGTTGACTTGCCCACAACGCCGTCGTTTAACGAGGAGCATTTGCCTTCTATGTTTCGGTCTTATGATGAATCCGACCCGGATTGGGAGGTTGTTAAGGAAGGATCGCTGGCTAATATGTCGAGTTATGGGTGTGTTTTTAATAGCTTTGAAGCTTTAGAAGGTGAGTATTTGGGtttcttgaaaaagaaaatgggtcATGATAGGGTTTATGGCGTTGGCCCGCTTAGTCTCTTGGGTCCGGATCACTCCCCCCGGGGTAACTCGGGTTCGTTTGCTCACGTGTTTAATTGGCTTGATGGGTGCCCGAATGGGTCAGTGGTTTATGTGTGCTTTGGGAGTCAAAAACTGATGAGTAATACACAAATGGAGGCATTGGCTACGGGTCTCGAAATGAGCATGGCCCGATTTATTTGGGTAGTGAAAACGGGCTCGGCTCACCAACGGGAATCCGGATATGGAGAAGTACCCGATGGGTTTGAGGACCGGGTTGCCAGACGGGGCATGGTGGTAAGAGGGTGGGCCCCACAGGCGAAGCTACTGAGTCACGCCGCGGTGGGCGGGTTTTTGAGCCACTGCGGATGGAACTCGGTGCTAGAAGGGATAGCGAGTGAGGTGTTAATACTGAGCTGGCCAATGGAGGCTGACCAATTTGTGAATGAAAAACTGCTGATGGATCTAGGTATGGCTGTGAGAGTGTGCATGGGCACTGACTCGGTGCCGGACTCGGCGGAGTTAGGGAAAGTGATTGGTGAGTCGATGAATGGAGTTGGATATGAGCAAGAGAAAAGGAAGGCTAGAGAGTTGAAAAGTAGAGCACTGGGTGCTGTAAGAGAGGGCGGAAGTTCATTAAGAGACCTAAAGGAGTTGGTCAATGAGCTAAACAAGGACCATGGCTACatgaattaa
- the LOC112534050 gene encoding uncharacterized protein LOC112534050, which translates to MTAVAVAVTLRFIMCLLLAVHLFSAAWGDTNAYALEDEEDFFSTEKNVPVDGIPNGSVATKSEIRGRKMIQNKVIIKRVEIRGSGAAAHGETASENKAVAGKLGSKGNNINSKNNKEEPMIGGGTSKGSISHFPHKSMNNEAAAGFVAFSADYHAPRHHPPKNN; encoded by the exons ATGACTGCTGTTGCTGTTGCTGTCACTTTGAGGTTTATCATGTGCTTGTTGCTCGCAGTACATCTGTTTAGTGCTGCATGGGGCGACACTAATGCATATGCCCTTGAAG ATGAAGAAGACTTCTTCTCAACAGAAAAG AATGTACCGGTGGATGGTATTCCTAATGGAAGTGTTGCAACCAAAAGTGAAATAAGGGGGAGGAAGATGATTCAAAACAAAGTCATCATCAAGAGGGTAGAAATTAGAGGCAGTGGAGCAGCTGCACATGGAGAGACAGCAAGTGAAAATAAAGCAGTGGCTGGAAAATTGGGCAGCAAAGGGAATAACATTAATAGTAAGAACAATAAGGAGGAACCCATGATTGGAGGAGGAACTAGTAAGGGAAGCATTAGCCATTTTCCTCATAAAAGTATGAATAATGAGGCAGCAGCTGGTTTTGTAGCTTTCAGTGCTGATTACCATGCTCCTAGGCATCACCCTcctaaaaataactaa
- the LOC8264652 gene encoding E3 ubiquitin-protein ligase RING1-like, which produces MAIEDYEIQCSMIPLYDIVEPGDDSFSSEIFCIRVAATFMHPPLDSTMEEEDDDDGSHDENDSFECAAAILVELLNTVDDGGGGGLSLDPASESSPEAFKKVKEIKDSMSQCTICLDELLIGSEVVCTPCSHHYRDTCIYDWLKRSRVCPLCRFQIA; this is translated from the exons ATGGCGATAGAAGATTATGAAATTCAATGCAGTATGATTCCGTTGTATGACATTGTCGAACCGGGAGATGATTCATTCTCAAGTGAGATATTCTGTATCAGAGTTGCAGCCACCTTTATGCATCCTCCCCTCGATTCAACAATGGAGGAGGAAGATGACGATGATGGTAGCCACGATGAGAATGATAGCTTTGAATGTGCCGCCGCCATTCTCGTGGAAC TTCTTAACACCGTGGACGACGGTGGTGGGGGTGGTTTAAGCTTAGACCCTGCATCTGAGTCATCGCCTGAAGCTTTCAAGAAGGTGAAGGAAATCAAAGATTCGATGAGCCAATGCACCATTTGTTTAGATGAGCTTTTGATTGGTAGTGAAGTAGTCTGTACGCCATGTTCCCATCATTATCGTGATACTTGCATTTACGATTGGCTGAAAAGGAGCAGAGTATGTCCTTTGTGTAGGTTTCAGATTGCTTAG